The genome window GGTGATCCCGCCATCGAGCAGCTTCACGAAACGCGCCTCTTCGGGGTTGGTGTAGCTTTCGAGCGCCCGGGCGTGGGCCTTCATCGCCTCGCTGGCCTCGGGGTTGTGGCGGGCGGCGGTGAGCCAGTCGGGCTCGTCATACGCGCAGCCCTTCTGGTGCGCCTCCAGCACGATGGGCGAGAACACCAGCGGAAAGGCGGCAGAGGCCGAGACCGCCTCGGAAAGCGGCAGCTTCATGAGGTCGGAGCAGAGCGCGTCGAAGGTTTCGGGTGAGAACAGGAAGGTGACGTTGTTGGCCACATCGGAGGCATTGATCCAGGTCTTCACGTGGCTCTTGCGGCGCAGGTCTCCGAAGGTGGCGCCGCGAAACAGCTCTTCGTCGAGAAACCGCCCGAAGGTCTTGCGCCCGTTCGCGCCGCCCGAGAGCCCGCGCACGAGAGTCACCGGGTTGAGCGGCGAATTGGCCATGTATTTCTCGCCGTTCTTGTCGAGATAGGCGCGAAACTTCGCCATGCCGCCGGGGCCCGCGTAGCCATACCAGGCCGCCGTGACCGAGCCGCCCGACACGCCGGTGACGAGACGCACGTCGGAGAGAATGCCATCGGGGTCGCCAGGGCTGGCGGTGGCGTCGCGCAGGGCTTCGAGCATGCCGTAGCTGAAGGCCGAGGCGCGTGTGCCGCCGCCCGAGAAGGCGAGGCCGATGAAGGTGGTACCGTCGCCGGGGATCACGCTTTCGTCGATCAGGGACGGGTTGCCATCGGCCCCGAGCGGCTGGTTGAGCGGTTTGTTCACGGCCGAACAGGCGGCGAGGCTGATGGCCGCGAAGATTGCAGCAAGCTTTGCGAACGTCATTTGACAAGTGCCTGTAATTGCACGTTGCTTCCCCCCGAGCCTAACCCGTTCTACCCCATGTCGGCAGGCAGCTTAGGCCAGGATATCTCGATCGAGAAACCCTTTTTGACGTCGAGCACCCGCAGTTTGGCGCCGTGGCGTGTGGCAATGGCCCGCACCAGCGCCAGACCCAGACCGTGCCCCGCAACCTCTCGGTCGCGTTCGGCGCGGGCGAAGCGCTCGAAAACGGCCTCGCGGGCCTCTTCGGGCACGCCGGGGCCCGTGTCGGAGATGTTCAGCACGTGCCGGTCCGCGCCTTCTTCCAGCGACAGGGTGATGGCATCGCCTTCGCGGCAGAACTTGATGGCGTTGTCGACGAGGTTGGAGAGGAGCTGCGCGATCAGGTTGCGGTCGCCCAGCACCATGCAGGGATCCTGCAGGACCGCGCCGTAATCCAGCGCCTTTTCTTCAGCGAGCGGCTCGTAGAGCTCGGCCACTTCGCGGGTGATCTTGCTGAGGGAAACCGGCACCAGCCCGGTGCCCCCGCCACTGGCCGCCTCGGCCGAGGAAATCTCGAGCAGGCTGTCGAAGATCCGCACGGTGCCGCGGATTTCGGAGGATACGGCGGCCACGGCCTCGGGGTCGCCCTCCAGCCGCTCCAGCTTGCCCTGAATGCGGTTGAGCGGGGTGCGCAGCTCGTGGGCGATGGTGTCCGAAAGGCGCCCGTGGGCGCGGGTCAGGTGACCGATGCGGTCGAGCATGGTGTGAATGTGCCGCTCCAGCGCACCAAACTCATCATCGGCGCGGGGGCCGGGTAGGCGGGCGGAAAGATCGCCGGCGGCAACCTGATCGGCCAGCTTGTTGAGCCTGTCGATCCGGCGCATGACAAAGCGCGAGGCGAGCCAGCCCGCAGCGAGCGACAGGCCGATCAGCACGATGGCGGTGACGAAGATCTGCGCGCGGGTCGCCGCAAGCGCGTCTTCGGTCGGTGCACGGGAGCGGGCGACCAGCATGGGAAACCCGCCTCGCAGCTCGCGGGCGACACCGATGTAGGCCTGCGGGGTGCCGGTTGCGTCGAGCGTGAAGGTCACCGGCTCGGTTGCGTCAATAGGGCCGGTGGTGGGGGTCAGGCCCTCGGGCCAGGTCTCGATGTTGCCGGCCAGCTTCGCGCCGTCCTTGCCTTCGAGCAGGTAGAGCATGCCGGTCTCGGGGGCGGCGACGGAGCGGAACTCCATCGCCTGCCGCAGCGCGATGATCCGGCGTTGATCATAGAGCGCGGCCAGCCCGGCCAGGTCTGCGGTCAGCAGAACCCGCTCGCGCCGCTCCAGCTCGGCAGCGGTTGCCCGGTACTGCAACGCCATGGCCCCGAGCGAAAAGACGATCAGCAGGGCCGAGAGGCCGAGGGCGAGACGGAGGGAGGCCTTGCCGCGAGGTCTGCGCACGGGCGGCTCAGGCCTCTGGCGAGAACACGTAGCCCTCGCCCCGCGCGGTCAGGATGATCGGACGTCCGGCCGCGGTTTCGAGCTTGCGGCGCAGCCGGCCGACATGCACATCGACCACGTTTGTCTGCGGGTCGAAGTGCAGATTCCAGACATTTTCGAGCAACTGCATCCGGGTCACGGTTTCCCCGGCATTGCGGGCGAAAAAGGTAATCAGCTCAAACTCTTTCGGGCTGACCGAAACGTGGGTCTGGCCGATGTGCACGGTGCGGGCCTTGAGCCTTATTTCAACATCGCCGAAGGCCATCAGGTCATTGTCGAGGACCACCATCTGGTTGCGCCGCAACAGCGCGCGGAGGCGGGCCTTCAGCTCGTCGCCGTCGAAGGGCTTTGCAAGGTAATCGTCGGCCCCCTTCTCCAGCCCCTCGATCTTGGCCCCCGATGTGCCGAGCGCCGAGACCACCAGCACCAGGGCCTGCGAGCCGAACCCGCGCATCTTGGCGATGGCATCGACCCCATCACCGCCGGGCAGCATCCTGTCCATCACGATGACGGCGAAATCCGCGAGCTGGGCGGCCTTCAACCCGCTCTCCCAATCTCGCATCACCACCGGCTCGCAGCCCAGCGAGGTCACGGCCTCGCAGATGGTTTCGGCGGTGGCGCGGTCGTCCTCGACGATGAGGATTCGCGGGGTGGCTTCGGTTTCGGTCATCTCGGGAGCGGTCTGTTCCATGGCCAGCATCTCAGAGCACCACCACGTCGGGGTCAAGCACGTTGCCACCGCCGACCGGGCGCAAACGCGGAGTTTTGTCCCACGGGTCCAGATAGATGTGCTCGGTGCGACCCTCTGCATGGCGCACGAGGAGCACCATGGGCTCGGTGATGCGAAGGGCGGCAAGCCCGCCGTCGATCTCGTTGAGGGGCTTGCCGTTGACGGCCAGCACCTCGTCGCCGCGGCTGAGACCGGCGAGGTAGGCGGGGGAGTTCTCGGAAATATGGGTGACTTCCGCGCCGGAAAGTCGGACGCCGAGCCTCGAGAAGGTGAAGGCCGGGCGGGCCGTGGGCAGGGTGGCGCGGTCGATCCCGGCGGTTTCGATATGCTCGCCCCGATCGAGCGGCATGGTGGCCAGCACGGTTTCACCCGCCCGCAGGAGCTGCACCGCGATCCCGTCGGAGCCCAGCACGGCCTCGACGGCAAAGGCCACATCGCCCGGCGCCGCCACCTCCCGGCCCGCGACCGACACGATCACGTCGCCGGGGCGGATGCCCGCACGGTCGGCCGGGGAGGCCTCTGCCACGCTATCGACCAGAACGCCCTTGGCCGGTACGCCGAGAGCCTGAGCCAGCGCCTCGTCGATCGGGCGCACCTGAAGCCCGAGGGCCGGCATTTCCTTGAGGGTGCCGGCGATGAGCTGGGGCACGATGCGGGCGAGGTCGGAGGCGGAGATGGCGTAGGCGACGCCGATGTAATGCCGCGAGCCGTCTGCAATTTGGCTGTTCATTCCAAGCAGTTGCCCCTGAGCGTTCACCAGCGGGCCGCCGGAGCTGCCGGGGTTCACGGCGGCATCGTGCTGCACGAGGCGGATCGGCACGGCGGCCTCGACCTGGCGGGCCATGGCCGAGATGATTCCGCGTGTGAGCGTGAACTCGATCCCCAACGGTGCGCCGAGGGCATAGACCTGCGTGCCGAGCCCGGCAGGGGCGGCGGCGGGCTCCAACCCGGGGCCGAAGCTGCCGTCGACTGCCAGAATGGCGACGTCGCGGACCGCGTCGCGGGCCAGCACCTTCACCTTGCGGCGTTCGCCGGTGGCGCTGACCAGCACCACCTCGCGGGCGCGTCCGACGACATGGGCGTTGGTCACGGCCCAAGTGCCGTCACGCCAGATGAAGGCGGAGCCGAGGAAACGGTCATGCCCGTCGGCGGACTTTACGATGAGCGTGGCATCCATCGCCCGGTCCAGCTCGCCGGCCCGCACTGAGACGGGGAGGGCGACCATGACGATGAGGAAGAGAGGGAGGAAGAGGGCGCGCATTTGGATGGTCCTTCAGGTGTGTTCGACTTTCCTCATGGCTAGCAGCGGCCCCGCGCCAAGCCACGTGACAAGTCCAGTCATCAAAGGGTTATTCGGTTTCGGGCAGTTGATTGGCGCCGGGCTCCGGGGCAATCTGAGGCTCGAAAACATTGCTCTTGCTGGAGATCAGACTCATGTTGCGTGCAAGCCTTTTGGCCCTTTCCCTCTCGTTCTCGGCCGCGCCCGTAATGGCCGCCGACGAGCTGCCCCCGCTCCGTGCCATGGAGATGTCGCGCCAGTTATTCGCGGCGGGCCAGGCATCGCGGGATCCGCTGATGATGGCCGCCGCGGCCCAGTTGCGGAAAGGGGTTTCGCTCGAAGAGGTCGCGCGCAGCGGCGGGG of Oceanicola sp. 502str15 contains these proteins:
- a CDS encoding ATP-binding protein; this encodes MRRPRGKASLRLALGLSALLIVFSLGAMALQYRATAAELERRERVLLTADLAGLAALYDQRRIIALRQAMEFRSVAAPETGMLYLLEGKDGAKLAGNIETWPEGLTPTTGPIDATEPVTFTLDATGTPQAYIGVARELRGGFPMLVARSRAPTEDALAATRAQIFVTAIVLIGLSLAAGWLASRFVMRRIDRLNKLADQVAAGDLSARLPGPRADDEFGALERHIHTMLDRIGHLTRAHGRLSDTIAHELRTPLNRIQGKLERLEGDPEAVAAVSSEIRGTVRIFDSLLEISSAEAASGGGTGLVPVSLSKITREVAELYEPLAEEKALDYGAVLQDPCMVLGDRNLIAQLLSNLVDNAIKFCREGDAITLSLEEGADRHVLNISDTGPGVPEEAREAVFERFARAERDREVAGHGLGLALVRAIATRHGAKLRVLDVKKGFSIEISWPKLPADMG
- a CDS encoding response regulator transcription factor, which codes for MEQTAPEMTETEATPRILIVEDDRATAETICEAVTSLGCEPVVMRDWESGLKAAQLADFAVIVMDRMLPGGDGVDAIAKMRGFGSQALVLVVSALGTSGAKIEGLEKGADDYLAKPFDGDELKARLRALLRRNQMVVLDNDLMAFGDVEIRLKARTVHIGQTHVSVSPKEFELITFFARNAGETVTRMQLLENVWNLHFDPQTNVVDVHVGRLRRKLETAAGRPIILTARGEGYVFSPEA
- a CDS encoding S1C family serine protease, encoding MRALFLPLFLIVMVALPVSVRAGELDRAMDATLIVKSADGHDRFLGSAFIWRDGTWAVTNAHVVGRAREVVLVSATGERRKVKVLARDAVRDVAILAVDGSFGPGLEPAAAPAGLGTQVYALGAPLGIEFTLTRGIISAMARQVEAAVPIRLVQHDAAVNPGSSGGPLVNAQGQLLGMNSQIADGSRHYIGVAYAISASDLARIVPQLIAGTLKEMPALGLQVRPIDEALAQALGVPAKGVLVDSVAEASPADRAGIRPGDVIVSVAGREVAAPGDVAFAVEAVLGSDGIAVQLLRAGETVLATMPLDRGEHIETAGIDRATLPTARPAFTFSRLGVRLSGAEVTHISENSPAYLAGLSRGDEVLAVNGKPLNEIDGGLAALRITEPMVLLVRHAEGRTEHIYLDPWDKTPRLRPVGGGNVLDPDVVVL
- a CDS encoding patatin-like phospholipase family protein — its product is MTFAKLAAIFAAISLAACSAVNKPLNQPLGADGNPSLIDESVIPGDGTTFIGLAFSGGGTRASAFSYGMLEALRDATASPGDPDGILSDVRLVTGVSGGSVTAAWYGYAGPGGMAKFRAYLDKNGEKYMANSPLNPVTLVRGLSGGANGRKTFGRFLDEELFRGATFGDLRRKSHVKTWINASDVANNVTFLFSPETFDALCSDLMKLPLSEAVSASAAFPLVFSPIVLEAHQKGCAYDEPDWLTAARHNPEASEAMKAHARALESYTNPEEARFVKLLDGGITDNFGTTGLNVERARAQNAYAPLTVEEAVKLERMLFLVANAGVRTDYGWTQKLPGPGGVQLAMSIATSSMSAATRTGYDAMRLTLDRWQEALVEFRCDLPASEVRRIRGSTAGWDCRDVKLFVGQVSFEGLPPEMQKELDGIPTRLRLKPEQVALTIEAARLSTRQNPEFNGFLRAKEGFSGPPEGATPIAPRRISPISN